Proteins co-encoded in one Cytobacillus sp. NJ13 genomic window:
- a CDS encoding DUF6470 family protein, which yields MNVPQIRMESNFIKMGLKIEKPVQEIEQPPAVQSIQQPKAILEIETIPGKLTIDQTKAREDVDLKSIGRRVAEFAQNGYQDWLKGMGRRAAQGTELMKIENGGTPIAYQAKENSEGPPKQFNIGWVPSHNSVKIQYEPAKVNIEAQPQKPKIDVEIRKPVHTYTPGKVSTEILDKNSLSIDFINLTI from the coding sequence ATGAACGTGCCGCAGATTAGGATGGAATCCAACTTTATCAAAATGGGATTAAAGATAGAAAAACCGGTGCAGGAAATCGAACAGCCCCCTGCCGTCCAATCCATCCAGCAGCCTAAAGCCATCCTGGAAATCGAAACAATCCCAGGAAAGCTGACGATCGACCAGACCAAAGCACGCGAAGACGTCGACCTGAAAAGCATCGGCAGAAGAGTGGCGGAATTTGCACAAAACGGTTACCAGGATTGGCTAAAAGGGATGGGGAGAAGAGCTGCACAGGGAACAGAACTCATGAAAATTGAAAACGGCGGCACTCCCATCGCCTATCAGGCTAAGGAAAATAGCGAAGGCCCTCCCAAGCAGTTTAATATTGGCTGGGTACCGTCTCATAACAGTGTAAAAATTCAATACGAGCCAGCAAAAGTAAACATTGAGGCCCAGCCGCAAAAGCCTAAGATCGATGTTGAAATCAGAAAACCGGTTCACACCTATACACCTGGAAAAGTCAGTACAGAAATTCTTGACAAAAACAGCCTAAGCATTGATTTTATCAATCTAACAATATAG
- the fliW gene encoding flagellar assembly protein FliW, with amino-acid sequence MNIQTKFHGDQEINKEDIIIFPSGIPGFLEEKEFYIFPLEGTDLFMLQSVKTPEVAFIVTDPFALFPQYEFDLPKEAIEKLGIQSAKDVATFAILTVREPFQETTANLQAPIVINQTKKLGKQVIFNQTPYNTKHKIMAPPEQGER; translated from the coding sequence ATGAATATCCAAACAAAGTTTCATGGTGATCAGGAGATAAATAAGGAGGATATTATTATTTTTCCTTCTGGAATTCCGGGTTTTTTAGAGGAGAAAGAGTTTTATATTTTCCCTCTTGAAGGGACAGACTTATTTATGCTGCAATCAGTAAAAACTCCTGAGGTAGCTTTTATTGTTACAGATCCGTTTGCTCTTTTTCCGCAGTATGAGTTTGATTTGCCGAAAGAGGCAATAGAAAAGTTAGGGATTCAATCAGCTAAAGATGTGGCAACCTTTGCGATTTTGACTGTAAGAGAGCCATTCCAGGAAACAACCGCAAACCTGCAGGCACCGATAGTCATTAACCAAACAAAAAAACTTGGTAAACAAGTCATATTTAATCAAACACCTTACAATACCAAGCATAAGATTATGGCACCTCCAGAACAGGGGGAGAGATAA
- the csrA gene encoding carbon storage regulator CsrA codes for MLVLTRRLKESIIVGDDIEISILSIEGEQVKLGISAPKNIDIHRKEIYLSIQQENNTATKTEASAIEGLSSFFKKNKKFF; via the coding sequence ATGCTTGTACTTACAAGGAGACTTAAAGAATCGATCATAGTTGGTGACGATATTGAAATCTCAATCCTCTCTATCGAAGGCGAACAGGTAAAGCTAGGCATCAGCGCACCCAAAAATATCGACATACACAGGAAAGAAATATACCTATCCATTCAGCAGGAGAACAACACAGCAACTAAAACAGAAGCTAGTGCAATAGAAGGTCTAAGCAGCTTTTTTAAAAAAAATAAAAAATTCTTCTAA
- a CDS encoding flagellin, giving the protein MRINHNIAALNTYRQLNSANGAQSKSMEKLSSGLRINRAGDDAAGLAISEKMRGQIRGLDQAGKNSQDAISLIQTAEGALNETHDILQRMRELANQAANDTNTTSDRGEIQKEINSLTSEINRIGNTTEFNTQKLLNGEKDGAGSAAVAAVQGKFSVGVTDPVTAGITIDGTNVKGADLTALATAIGADPTLGAKFTAAVGTGADAGKIILTQKAGQESASEPTVAGGNITTQTAGVVAKAAVAADESKSLKFQIGANESQSLTLDIADMRASALGLTTAGTGDKLAVTDGTSNETKEQALDVSTHASASAAVTTIQKAIDTVSAERSKLGANQNRLEHTINNLNTSSENLTAAESRIRDVDYALAA; this is encoded by the coding sequence ATGAGAATTAATCATAATATTGCTGCGTTGAATACTTATCGTCAGTTGAATAGTGCCAATGGTGCACAATCAAAATCAATGGAAAAACTATCTTCAGGTCTTCGTATTAACCGTGCTGGAGATGATGCTGCAGGACTAGCAATATCTGAAAAAATGCGTGGGCAAATTCGTGGATTAGATCAAGCAGGTAAAAACTCTCAAGATGCAATTTCATTAATTCAAACTGCTGAAGGAGCATTAAACGAGACACACGATATTCTACAACGTATGCGTGAACTTGCAAACCAGGCAGCAAATGATACAAATACAACAAGTGACCGTGGAGAAATCCAAAAAGAGATCAACTCTTTAACATCAGAAATTAATCGTATTGGGAACACTACCGAATTTAATACTCAGAAATTACTTAACGGGGAAAAAGATGGTGCTGGTTCTGCTGCAGTAGCAGCAGTGCAAGGTAAATTTTCCGTTGGAGTTACTGATCCTGTAACAGCAGGTATTACAATTGATGGTACTAATGTAAAGGGTGCGGATTTAACTGCATTAGCAACAGCCATTGGTGCTGATCCAACATTAGGTGCGAAATTTACTGCTGCTGTAGGAACTGGGGCAGATGCTGGTAAAATAATTCTTACTCAAAAGGCTGGTCAAGAATCTGCTAGTGAACCAACTGTTGCAGGCGGTAATATCACAACACAGACAGCTGGGGTGGTAGCAAAAGCAGCAGTTGCAGCTGATGAAAGTAAGAGTCTGAAATTCCAAATTGGTGCTAATGAAAGTCAAAGCCTAACTCTTGATATAGCTGATATGAGAGCATCTGCTTTAGGTCTTACAACAGCGGGTACTGGCGACAAACTTGCTGTAACAGACGGAACTAGCAACGAAACAAAGGAACAAGCGTTAGATGTGTCTACTCATGCATCTGCATCTGCAGCTGTGACAACTATTCAAAAGGCAATTGATACAGTTTCAGCTGAGCGTTCAAAACTTGGTGCAAACCAAAACCGTTTAGAGCACACAATCAACAACCTAAACACATCTTCAGAAAACCTAACTGCTGCGGAATCTCGTATCCGTGACGTAGATTATGCTTTAGCTGCATAA
- a CDS encoding flagellin: MIINHNIVSLSTFNQLKRTSINSSKTMEKLSSGLRINRAGDNAAGLAISEKMRAQIRGLNQVQHNIKDGVSLIQTAEGGLSDILSPPLERMRELAVQAANDTLSDEDRAAIQDEIEQTKLAIGQIVQNTNFNGIPLLKGINASEFQVIPQNLDLFLGIDRSGTQFTSSDGINWTVEATTGAGINTNGLTWGGNLFVVVGDSGLIRTSVDGGSWVNHPSGTTNLLHNVIYGHDQYMAVGSNGTILTSSDGSLWRTETSGTSQNILNVLWDGNQYVAVGQIQLFLPLMMGQVGQLDIQEFPIR; this comes from the coding sequence ATGATTATTAACCATAATATTGTTTCTCTGTCTACTTTTAATCAATTAAAAAGAACTTCGATAAATTCATCTAAAACAATGGAGAAATTATCTTCGGGTCTTCGAATTAATCGTGCTGGTGATAATGCGGCAGGGCTTGCTATTTCTGAAAAAATGCGTGCACAAATTCGAGGGTTGAATCAAGTTCAACATAATATCAAAGATGGAGTCTCCCTTATTCAAACTGCTGAAGGGGGACTATCTGATATACTGTCACCTCCTCTAGAGAGGATGAGAGAGTTAGCAGTGCAAGCAGCAAATGATACCTTATCTGATGAGGACCGAGCGGCAATTCAAGATGAAATAGAACAAACAAAACTAGCAATCGGGCAAATTGTTCAAAACACGAATTTCAACGGTATACCTTTGTTAAAAGGGATAAATGCCTCAGAGTTTCAAGTGATACCACAAAACCTTGATCTATTCCTTGGTATTGATCGTTCAGGAACCCAATTTACTTCATCTGACGGAATTAACTGGACTGTGGAAGCAACAACAGGAGCTGGGATTAATACAAATGGATTGACGTGGGGAGGCAATCTGTTTGTAGTTGTTGGAGATAGTGGTCTAATCCGAACTTCAGTAGATGGGGGATCATGGGTTAACCATCCTTCGGGGACGACAAATCTTTTACACAATGTAATATATGGACATGATCAATATATGGCAGTAGGTTCAAATGGTACCATCCTCACATCCTCGGATGGTAGTTTATGGAGAACCGAAACATCAGGTACCTCCCAAAATATTCTTAATGTGCTGTGGGATGGTAATCAATATGTTGCCGTAGGGCAAATTCAACTGTTCTTACCTCTAATGATGGGACAAGTTGGACAACTCGATATACAGGAGTTTCCAATACGTTAA
- the flaG gene encoding flagellar protein FlaG, with the protein MIDRISSQNISLTTRSVHTNENSSEFHTKELIKEMSVQPKLSGQIKEDKLTEVVDSMNEFLQASHTSLKFVLHEELNEYYVTLVDDLTQEVVKEIPSKKMLDMYAAMTEFVGLMVDKKI; encoded by the coding sequence ATGATAGATCGTATATCATCACAAAATATTTCTCTTACAACCAGATCAGTACATACAAATGAAAATTCAAGCGAGTTCCACACTAAAGAATTAATTAAAGAAATGTCTGTTCAGCCAAAACTGAGCGGCCAAATAAAGGAAGATAAGCTAACAGAGGTAGTCGATAGCATGAACGAATTCTTACAAGCATCTCACACCTCATTAAAATTTGTTCTTCACGAAGAGTTAAATGAATATTACGTAACTTTAGTCGATGACCTAACCCAGGAAGTAGTAAAGGAAATTCCATCAAAGAAAATGCTGGATATGTATGCAGCAATGACGGAATTTGTTGGTTTAATGGTAGATAAGAAGATTTAA